The following DNA comes from Sulfuriferula thiophila.
TGCTGGAGCCTCAATACAAACTTTCCCGGCATCTCAAAGTGATCAGACAAGCCGGGCTGCTGACGTCAGATAAAGAAGGACGCTGGATATATCACCGACTGGTGCAAGGGGTTCAATTTCTGGAGCCTCTTTACCAAATGCTCAAAGCACTGCCTGATAATGACGGGATATTTGCCGCAGATCTGGCGCGCTTCCGAGAGCGTATGTGCCTCCGTGAAGAAGGCCGGTGTCGTGTGGGTATTCAAAATACTGAACTGGCAGAGGGGAGCGAGTAATGGCTTGTCCCAGTTGCGCTCAGCAAGGTGTTCAGATGCCGAACCCATGGCGCAATCCACAGGTAGTGACTTCGGTGACCTCTGGTCTACTGCTGCTGGTCGGCTTTATTGGTGGCTATGTTGGTCTGCCGTTATCAATTCAAACTTTCCTCTATCTGGTTGCGGTTGTTACCGGGGGCTATTATTTCGGCCGCGAAGCCTTGGAAAATCTTGTCCAGGAACGCGAGATCGGGATCGAGCTACTGATGGCGACCGCTGCGATTATTGCCGGGTTGATGGGGCAGTGGATGGAGGCTGCCATGCTGGTGTTTTTATATTCCATATCCGAAGCAGCGGAAGGTTATACCGCTGAACGCGCACGCAATGCGATTCGTGCCCTGATGGATCTCGCTCCCAAAACTGCGCTGGCGCGGCGCGGTAGTCAGGAATTACGCATTCCAGTTGAACAACTGCAAGTGGGAGATTTGTTTATTGTACTTCCCGGTGAGGCGCTTGCGACTGACGGAGAGGTGGTTGAAGGTCGCTCCAGCGTGAATCAGGCCCCGGTCACCGGTGAATCAGTGCCCGTAGAAAAAGTGGTTGGAAGTAAGGTGTTTGCAGCCACGATTAACGGCGAAGGCGCATTAACAATTCGCGCGACAAAGATTTTTGCTGATAATACGCTTTCGCGCATTATCCACCTCGTGGAAGAGGCTCAGGCCAGCAAAGGGCGGAGTCAGCGCTTCATTGAGCGCTTCGGAAAACGCTATAGCCCGGCTGTGCTTGCGGTAGGCGTACTGATTGCTGTATTGCCACCGTTATTCGGGTTGCCTTGGCAGGAGTGGCTGATTCGTGCCACCGTCTTCATCGTGGCCGCCGCGCCTTGTGCACTGGTGATTTCGATCCCGATCACGCTTGTGGCTGCCATCGGCACCGCAGGGCGCAACGGCGTTTTGATGAAGGGCGGCGTGCATCTGGAAAATCTCGCCAAGGTACGGGTGATTGCCATGGACAAGACGGGCACGTTAACGCTCGGACGACCGGAGGTCACAGATATTGTTGCACTCAACAGCTATACTGAAGTTCAAGTATTGGCGGGGGCGGCAGCACTGGAATCCCGTTCGCAGCATCCGTTGGCACAGGCAATCCTAAACCGTGCCAAGGCGGCAGGAATTCAGCCTCGCCCGGTTGAAGATTTTCAGTCAATGACCGGCTCAGGCGCACGGGGATATGTGGGCGGGGAACAGCTATATATTGGTAATCCTAAGCTGTTTGCCGATCTGGGGCTCTCGCTCGTTACCGTACTGACGCAGATAGAGCAATTGCAGAATCAGGGCAAGACAGTAGTGCTGCTCGGAACAGAAAGAGAGCTTCACGGCTTGCTTGCCATCACTGACCCGCTGCGGCCGGAAGCTGTGCAGGCCATCGCCGAACTGAAACAGGCGGGCATTGAAAGGGTGGTTATGCTGACCGGAGACAATCCACTTACAGCTGCAGCTATTGCTCAACAAGTGGGCGTGGACGAAGTGCACGCCGGACTTTCTCCTGAAGACAAAACTCGCATGGTGGCTGAACTCACGGCGCGCTATGGCAAGGTTGCAATGGTAGGTGATGGTGTGAATGATGCGCCGGCGCTGGCAGCCGCATATGTAGGCATCGCCATGGGCGTGGCGGGGACTGACGTGGCACTGGAAACTGCGGACGTGGCGCTGATGGGCGATGACCTGTCCCGGTTGCCTTACCTCATCCGTTTCAGTCGCCGTACTTCGGGAATTATTTTGCAAAATCTCGCGCTGTCCACAGTCGTGATTAGCACGCTTGTCGTTGGTGCAGTGAGTGGCTATTTCACGCTGCCCATCGCGGTGCTGGCTCATGAAATCAGTGAGTTTGTGGTGATTGCGAGCGGGTTGCGCATGTTGCGGGCCTGACGCATTTTAATTGCATTTAACGAAAGGGATTAAAAATGACCAAGTATGGCTTTGGAAAAACCGTCGATATGTCGTTCGACGACGCGATTGTGCATGTGACCCAAGCGCTTCAGGGCGAGGGGTTTGGCATACTCGCCGATATCGACGTCGCGGGCACAATGAAGAAGAAACTCAACCAGGATATGCCCCCCTACCGGATACTGGGCGCATGCAATCCACCCTTGGCGCATCGCGCCCTGGAAAGCGAACCGTCCATCGGCTTGCTTCTGCCCTGCAATGTAGTGGTGCGGCAGGATGGGGCTGGCGCGGTTCATGTGGAATTCATGGACCCGAATGCAGTACTTGAACTAGTGAATAAACCCGAGATTAATGCGTTGGCGACCGAGGTCAGGCAACGGCTGGAGCGCGTGATGCGTGTGCTCTAAGGATTGTGGTGCTGCGTGGTTATATGCAGGTTTAGCAGCCTGACAGTAGAAATGAAGCGCGATGCGGAGCGAGTCAGGTGGTTTTTTCAACGACTATACCGGGAGAATACGAATGTGGATGGATTATGAAGGTTACGGCATGGGTTGGCATTGGTTGGGATGGTTAAGCATGGCGTTTTTCTGGCTGATTCCTATACTGCTGGTGCTGGCGGTGGTGAAGTATCTGATGGGTGATCGTCGCTCGAATGCGCCTGATGGTGAAAGAAAGTCTCCGGCGCTGACTGTCCTGGAAGAAAGGTATGCTCGGGGAGAAATTAATCGCGAAGAGTACTTACAAAAACGTGAAGACTTGAAGCGAGGTTGAAGGAGTCAATCAACACGAGTGCTTCGTTTGATTCAACTCTCTAAGGAGGCAGAAATGAAGAAGATTTTATTGCTTGCGATGTTGGCTATTTCTGTTTCGATGCCAACTTTTGCCGATGATGCTCAGACTGCTAAAAAAGCTGCTCAGGCTAAGCCATCAGATCTGGATTTCGACAAGAGAATGGTTCAAATTCAGGAGCAGATGAAGCAGATGCAAGCGCAAATGGCTAAGATCCGCCAGACTCAGGCTCCCCAGGAGCGCCAGAAATTGTTGCAGGAACATTGGGCTGCCATGCAAAACACGCAGGGAATGATGTATGGCATGCGGGGATCCAGCATGATGGGTTGCTGCATGGGTGGTCCCATGATGAACAGCCCGATGATCTGGAATGATTACCAGCGCCTGACCCCGGAGCAACTAAAGCAACGCCAGT
Coding sequences within:
- a CDS encoding heavy metal translocating P-type ATPase, whose protein sequence is MPNPWRNPQVVTSVTSGLLLLVGFIGGYVGLPLSIQTFLYLVAVVTGGYYFGREALENLVQEREIGIELLMATAAIIAGLMGQWMEAAMLVFLYSISEAAEGYTAERARNAIRALMDLAPKTALARRGSQELRIPVEQLQVGDLFIVLPGEALATDGEVVEGRSSVNQAPVTGESVPVEKVVGSKVFAATINGEGALTIRATKIFADNTLSRIIHLVEEAQASKGRSQRFIERFGKRYSPAVLAVGVLIAVLPPLFGLPWQEWLIRATVFIVAAAPCALVISIPITLVAAIGTAGRNGVLMKGGVHLENLAKVRVIAMDKTGTLTLGRPEVTDIVALNSYTEVQVLAGAAALESRSQHPLAQAILNRAKAAGIQPRPVEDFQSMTGSGARGYVGGEQLYIGNPKLFADLGLSLVTVLTQIEQLQNQGKTVVLLGTERELHGLLAITDPLRPEAVQAIAELKQAGIERVVMLTGDNPLTAAAIAQQVGVDEVHAGLSPEDKTRMVAELTARYGKVAMVGDGVNDAPALAAAYVGIAMGVAGTDVALETADVALMGDDLSRLPYLIRFSRRTSGIILQNLALSTVVISTLVVGAVSGYFTLPIAVLAHEISEFVVIASGLRMLRA
- a CDS encoding DUF302 domain-containing protein translates to MSFDDAIVHVTQALQGEGFGILADIDVAGTMKKKLNQDMPPYRILGACNPPLAHRALESEPSIGLLLPCNVVVRQDGAGAVHVEFMDPNAVLELVNKPEINALATEVRQRLERVMRVL
- a CDS encoding ArsR/SmtB family transcription factor; this translates as MHLINIQPQDIFQSLADPTRIRIMRLLVMAGEESCLCELVDSLLEPQYKLSRHLKVIRQAGLLTSDKEGRWIYHRLVQGVQFLEPLYQMLKALPDNDGIFAADLARFRERMCLREEGRCRVGIQNTELAEGSE
- a CDS encoding SHOCT domain-containing protein codes for the protein MWMDYEGYGMGWHWLGWLSMAFFWLIPILLVLAVVKYLMGDRRSNAPDGERKSPALTVLEERYARGEINREEYLQKREDLKRG